One window of the Terriglobales bacterium genome contains the following:
- a CDS encoding prepilin-type N-terminal cleavage/methylation domain-containing protein, producing MKQRAKAALAGMRGLTLVELIIAIAILLILTGAALPLARVQIQRQREKELRRALWEMRDAIDRYKEAADRGAFQIKVGTEGYPPDLETLVDGVDVQGKKVRFLRRIPVDPMTGGTDWGLRSMQDDPDSRSWGGENVFDVYTKSEGEALDGTKYAEW from the coding sequence ATGAAGCAGCGGGCCAAGGCGGCGCTGGCCGGGATGCGCGGATTGACGCTGGTGGAGCTGATCATCGCCATCGCCATCCTGCTCATCCTGACGGGAGCGGCGCTGCCGCTGGCGCGGGTGCAGATCCAACGCCAGAGAGAGAAGGAGTTGCGGCGGGCGCTGTGGGAGATGCGGGACGCCATCGACCGCTACAAGGAAGCTGCCGACCGCGGCGCTTTTCAAATCAAGGTCGGGACCGAGGGTTACCCGCCGGACCTCGAGACCCTGGTGGATGGCGTGGACGTGCAGGGAAAGAAGGTGCGCTTCCTGCGGCGCATCCCGGTGGATCCCATGACAGGCGGGACGGACTGGGGCCTGCGCTCCATGCAGGATGATCCCGATTCGCGATCGTGGGGCGGAGAGAACGTTTTCGACGTCTACACGAAATCGGAGGGGGAAGCGCTGGACGGGACCAAGTACGCAGAATGGTGA
- a CDS encoding cohesin domain-containing protein: protein MIRRLRLPALLAVLLLMAVPAAADQAKKLYNQGRDAEAREDYLAAFELYKQAFDLKPRELKYRVALQRSRYRASAVVVKRGQDLRDQGKLDEAMAEFMRALSIDPSSAVARQEIERTRALKPKAGGEATGPPPEDVLRRRVEQAGGPVELAPIANVPITLRLTEDTKVIYQTIGKLAGINVLFDPDYVSRRIPVELNGVTLEEALEILALQSKTFWRPVTPNTIFVAADTTAKRKELEQNLVRTFYMSNLSQPSEYQDIVNTMRTILEVSRITPLPTQGAIVVRGTPDQVALAEKLIADIDRAKPEVIVEVAVMQVSRDKLRNLGIQPPTSTTLQLQGTTTQTTTGGTTGTTTTPNTITLNQLSNLDASDFLVTIPAATANFLFTDSATKLVQNPIIRALDGQKASLKIGDRVPVATGSFQPGIGGVGINPLVNTQFQYIDVGVNIDITPKVHSGREVTLKVMLDISAVTSRVNIGGIDQPVIGQRKVEHDIRMREGEVNLLGGILEEQDVKSLSGIPGLAQIPFLRYFFSSENVQHRENELIFALIPRIVRVPQISELNVRPLAVGTGTGIDLRRAAASTVPNAMAPTGGGAAPVEAVPTTPAPQPVPEPAKPTAGAGARLGFDPASATVATGATFTLNVVLSGGQSVYSVPLQIAYEAGALQLLNVSNGGYLSQDGQAVALVHRDDPLGTLQISASRPPGAAGVSGDGSVFTLTFLAKTAGEATVTISRPGARDASMQAIPVTATSATITIR from the coding sequence ATGATCCGCCGCCTTCGCTTGCCGGCGCTGCTCGCTGTGCTGCTGCTGATGGCCGTGCCCGCTGCGGCCGACCAAGCCAAGAAGCTCTACAACCAGGGAAGAGACGCCGAGGCGCGCGAAGACTACCTGGCAGCATTCGAACTCTACAAGCAAGCATTCGACCTGAAGCCGCGGGAATTGAAGTACCGGGTGGCGCTACAGCGCTCGCGCTACCGGGCGTCGGCGGTGGTGGTGAAGCGCGGCCAGGATCTGCGCGATCAGGGCAAGCTGGACGAAGCCATGGCCGAGTTCATGCGCGCCTTGTCCATCGATCCCTCCAGCGCCGTGGCGCGGCAGGAGATCGAACGGACGCGGGCGCTGAAGCCGAAAGCGGGAGGCGAGGCCACAGGTCCGCCGCCGGAGGACGTGCTGCGCCGCCGGGTGGAGCAGGCAGGAGGCCCGGTGGAGCTGGCCCCGATCGCCAACGTCCCCATCACGCTGCGACTGACGGAAGACACCAAGGTCATCTACCAGACCATCGGAAAGCTGGCGGGGATCAACGTGCTGTTCGATCCCGACTATGTCTCGCGGCGGATCCCGGTGGAGCTGAACGGGGTGACGCTGGAAGAAGCGCTGGAGATCCTGGCGCTGCAATCCAAGACCTTCTGGCGGCCGGTGACGCCCAACACCATCTTCGTGGCCGCCGACACCACGGCCAAGCGCAAGGAGCTGGAGCAGAACCTGGTGCGCACCTTCTACATGTCCAACCTGTCACAGCCCAGCGAGTACCAGGACATTGTGAACACCATGCGCACCATCCTGGAAGTGAGCCGGATCACGCCCTTGCCCACGCAGGGGGCGATCGTGGTGCGGGGGACGCCCGACCAGGTGGCGCTGGCGGAAAAACTGATCGCGGATATCGACCGGGCCAAGCCGGAGGTGATCGTGGAAGTGGCGGTGATGCAGGTGAGCCGCGACAAGCTGCGCAACCTGGGCATCCAGCCGCCTACTTCTACGACTCTGCAACTGCAGGGAACCACGACCCAAACGACCACCGGCGGCACTACCGGCACGACCACGACCCCCAACACCATCACTCTGAACCAACTGTCCAACCTGGATGCGAGCGACTTCCTGGTGACCATCCCCGCGGCGACCGCCAACTTCCTGTTCACCGACTCGGCGACCAAGCTGGTGCAGAACCCGATCATCCGCGCGCTGGACGGGCAGAAAGCTTCATTGAAGATCGGCGACCGGGTGCCGGTGGCCACGGGATCGTTCCAGCCCGGAATCGGCGGCGTGGGCATCAACCCGCTGGTCAACACGCAGTTCCAGTACATCGACGTAGGCGTGAACATCGACATCACGCCCAAGGTCCATAGCGGGCGCGAAGTGACGCTGAAGGTGATGCTGGACATCTCGGCGGTCACGTCGCGGGTGAATATCGGCGGGATCGACCAGCCGGTGATCGGGCAGCGCAAGGTGGAGCACGACATTCGCATGCGCGAGGGCGAGGTCAACCTGCTGGGCGGCATCCTGGAAGAGCAGGACGTGAAAAGCCTGAGCGGGATCCCCGGGCTGGCGCAGATACCGTTTCTGCGCTACTTCTTTTCTTCGGAGAACGTGCAGCATAGAGAGAACGAGCTGATCTTCGCGCTGATTCCGCGCATCGTGCGCGTCCCGCAAATCAGCGAGCTGAACGTGCGGCCGTTGGCGGTGGGCACGGGAACGGGCATCGATCTGCGACGGGCGGCGGCCTCGACGGTCCCCAATGCCATGGCGCCAACGGGCGGCGGCGCGGCGCCGGTAGAGGCCGTGCCGACAACACCTGCGCCACAGCCCGTCCCGGAACCTGCAAAGCCGACGGCTGGCGCTGGCGCGCGCCTGGGCTTCGATCCGGCATCGGCGACGGTGGCGACGGGCGCCACTTTCACGCTGAACGTGGTGCTGAGCGGCGGACAGTCGGTGTACTCGGTGCCCCTGCAGATCGCTTACGAGGCCGGGGCGCTGCAATTGCTCAACGTATCCAACGGTGGCTACCTGTCGCAAGACGGACAGGCAGTGGCGCTGGTGCACCGCGACGATCCCCTGGGCACCCTGCAGATCTCCGCCAGCCGGCCGCCGGGCGCCGCGGGCGTCTCGGGGGATGGCTCGGTATTCACGCTGACTTTTCTGGCCAAGACGGCGGGAGAAGCCACGGTCACCATCAGCCGCCCGGGAGCGCGCGACGCCAGCATGCAGGCCATCCCGGTGACGGCGACGTCGGCGACCATCACCATCCGTTGA
- a CDS encoding prepilin-type N-terminal cleavage/methylation domain-containing protein → MVKRANARGFTLVELMVVISIILVLISVAVPIYQQTVVRARESVLKQDLQTMRELIQQYTLDKQRAPQSLQDLVAAGYLRELPMDPITRSRDTWVEVQEDTLMSVDQSEPGIVDVHSGSELVSSEGTPYSEW, encoded by the coding sequence ATGGTGAAGCGAGCCAACGCGCGCGGCTTCACGCTGGTGGAGCTGATGGTGGTGATCAGCATCATCCTGGTGCTGATCTCGGTGGCGGTGCCCATCTACCAGCAGACGGTGGTGCGGGCGCGGGAGTCGGTGCTGAAACAGGACCTGCAGACCATGCGGGAACTGATCCAGCAGTACACCCTGGACAAGCAACGCGCGCCGCAGTCGCTGCAGGACCTGGTGGCGGCGGGCTACCTGCGCGAGCTGCCGATGGATCCCATCACCCGGTCGCGGGACACGTGGGTCGAGGTGCAGGAAGACACGCTGATGAGCGTGGACCAGAGCGAGCCGGGCATTGTGGACGTGCACAGCGGCTCGGAGTTGGTGAGCTCCGAGGGCACGCCGTACAGCGAGTGGTAG
- the smpB gene encoding SsrA-binding protein SmpB: MPRQPSHRVRPEKPKAPKRDPVAVGERDATVNRAAAHHYFLLEKLEAGLSLVGTEVKAIRAGRANLKDAYAIVKDGELWLLNAHIGAYDHGNIFNHDPLRTRKLLVHKEELRKLTGKVTQRGLTLIPTRLYFRNGRVKCELAVARGKQLWDKRETERRRTADREAREAIARARKS, encoded by the coding sequence ATGCCTCGCCAGCCCTCCCATCGCGTTCGCCCGGAGAAACCGAAAGCACCCAAGCGCGATCCGGTGGCCGTGGGCGAGCGCGACGCCACCGTCAATCGCGCCGCCGCCCATCACTACTTCCTGCTGGAAAAGCTCGAAGCCGGCCTCTCGCTGGTGGGCACCGAGGTCAAGGCCATCCGCGCCGGCCGCGCCAACCTCAAGGACGCCTACGCCATCGTCAAGGACGGCGAACTCTGGCTCTTGAACGCCCACATCGGCGCCTACGACCACGGCAACATCTTCAATCACGACCCGCTGCGCACCCGCAAGCTGCTGGTGCACAAGGAGGAATTGCGCAAGCTCACCGGCAAGGTGACGCAGCGCGGCTTGACGCTTATCCCCACCCGGCTCTATTTTCGCAACGGGCGCGTGAAGTGCGAGTTGGCCGTGGCTCGCGGCAAGCAGCTCTGGGACAAGCGTGAAACCGAGCGCCGCCGCACCGCCGACCGCGAAGCCCGCGAGGCCATCGCCCGCGCCAGGAAATCATGA
- a CDS encoding protein kinase produces the protein MPTRVSATGNKPFAAVGKTFGNYQVVSLIGAGGMGDVYRARDSRLQRDVAIKVLPARFADDPDRLRRFEQEARATAALNHSNILAVYELGVHEGSPYIVTELLEGETLRDALRGGPLPARKALDYAMQIARGLAAAHDKGIVHRDLKPENLFLPRDGGVKILDFGLAKLTHTDTADAATSAPTMPSQTDPGTVMGTMGYMSPEQVRGQAADHRTDIFTLGAILYEMLSGHRAFRGDTPADTASAILREDPQELSEAGRALPPGVEHIVRHCLEKNPAERFQSARDLAFDLERLSGVSGTTSALRAIDEPRPGSRWKPGLAAAVLLAVVAAAFLAGRNLATGPSAATRSERLTFRRGFVWTARFAPDGQTIVYGATWDGKPMEVFTTRRGSPESRSLGFADADVLAISSTGELALLVNHRFAQTFASRGTLARVPLSGGAPREVLNDVAEADWSPDGSSLAVVRYLPEGGQQLEYPVGKALYSTRDGFIGNIRISPKGDRIAFLDHPGAGDDQGFVAVVDLQGKVTRLVENWSERGLAWSPNGDEIWFTAARDAGEAGRSVYGVSLRGKVRAIFRDVGVLTLADVSRDGRILVAHETERRGIIAAAAGDTQGHDWSWFDRSYARDISADGKTILFDETGEGGGEKHSVFLRRLDGSPPVRLGDGFGVALSPDTKWAMVRNLDSTASVLPTGAGEAQPLPVGNVWFFGSWSPDGKRLYFLGGPREGERKLYLMDFPGGQPKPLSTESLSGGPRGVFAMPDGKSVAVVGPPPAACSLLSIQSSELRPIPCPSGPPAGLSADGKTWYVREGSVPAMLYRSDVLTGRKEFWKEVTPPDPAGTYRMDNFQVTPDGKTYVYTYRRILSDLYLVQLPQ, from the coding sequence ATGCCCACACGCGTGAGCGCAACCGGCAACAAACCCTTCGCCGCTGTGGGAAAAACCTTCGGCAATTATCAGGTCGTCTCCCTGATTGGCGCCGGCGGCATGGGCGATGTCTATCGCGCGCGCGACTCCCGCCTGCAGCGCGACGTTGCCATCAAGGTGCTGCCCGCGCGTTTTGCCGACGATCCGGACCGCCTGCGCCGCTTCGAGCAGGAGGCCCGCGCCACCGCCGCCCTCAACCACTCCAACATCCTCGCCGTCTATGAGCTCGGCGTGCATGAGGGTTCGCCTTACATCGTGACGGAACTGCTGGAAGGCGAAACCTTGCGTGACGCGCTGCGAGGCGGGCCCTTGCCGGCGCGCAAGGCCCTCGACTACGCCATGCAGATCGCGCGCGGCCTCGCCGCGGCGCATGACAAGGGCATCGTTCACCGCGACTTGAAGCCGGAGAACCTGTTTCTCCCCCGCGACGGCGGCGTGAAGATTCTGGATTTCGGCCTCGCCAAGCTCACCCATACGGACACGGCCGACGCCGCCACCAGCGCTCCCACCATGCCCAGCCAGACCGATCCCGGCACGGTGATGGGGACCATGGGCTACATGTCGCCCGAGCAGGTCCGTGGCCAGGCCGCCGACCATCGCACCGATATTTTCACGCTCGGCGCGATCCTCTACGAGATGCTCAGCGGGCACCGCGCCTTCCGTGGCGATACGCCCGCGGACACCGCCAGCGCCATCCTGCGCGAGGATCCGCAGGAGCTCTCCGAGGCGGGGCGTGCCCTGCCTCCGGGCGTCGAGCACATCGTCCGCCACTGCCTGGAAAAGAATCCTGCGGAGCGCTTTCAGTCGGCGCGCGACCTGGCGTTTGACCTCGAGCGTCTCTCCGGCGTCTCCGGTACGACCTCCGCCCTGCGCGCCATCGACGAGCCTCGCCCTGGCTCCCGCTGGAAGCCTGGGCTGGCGGCCGCCGTTCTGCTGGCGGTGGTGGCGGCTGCATTTCTCGCCGGCAGGAATCTGGCCACCGGCCCGTCGGCCGCAACCAGATCCGAGCGTCTCACCTTCCGCCGGGGCTTCGTGTGGACGGCGCGCTTCGCGCCTGACGGCCAGACCATCGTCTACGGCGCCACCTGGGACGGCAAACCCATGGAGGTCTTTACCACCCGCCGGGGAAGCCCGGAGTCGCGTTCGCTGGGCTTCGCCGATGCCGACGTCCTGGCCATCTCCTCCACCGGGGAGCTGGCCCTGCTGGTCAACCATCGCTTTGCCCAGACCTTTGCCTCGCGCGGAACATTGGCTCGGGTACCTCTCTCCGGGGGCGCGCCTCGCGAGGTGCTGAATGATGTCGCCGAAGCCGATTGGTCTCCGGACGGCTCCTCCCTCGCCGTCGTCCGTTACCTGCCCGAGGGCGGGCAGCAACTCGAGTACCCCGTCGGCAAGGCGCTCTACAGCACCCGCGACGGCTTCATCGGCAACATTCGCATCTCTCCCAAGGGCGACCGCATCGCCTTCCTCGATCATCCCGGCGCGGGGGACGACCAGGGTTTCGTAGCCGTCGTCGATCTACAGGGAAAGGTCACACGACTGGTGGAAAACTGGTCGGAGCGCGGCCTGGCGTGGTCGCCAAACGGCGACGAGATCTGGTTCACCGCGGCCCGCGACGCCGGCGAGGCCGGCCGCTCGGTCTACGGCGTTTCCCTCAGGGGCAAGGTCCGCGCGATTTTTCGTGATGTTGGCGTTTTGACGCTCGCCGATGTCAGCCGCGACGGGCGCATCCTGGTCGCCCATGAGACCGAGCGTCGCGGCATCATTGCCGCAGCCGCCGGCGACACCCAGGGACATGACTGGTCATGGTTCGACCGTTCCTACGCCCGCGACATTTCCGCCGACGGAAAAACCATCCTCTTCGACGAGACCGGAGAGGGTGGCGGGGAAAAGCACTCCGTCTTCCTGCGTCGCCTCGATGGCTCGCCGCCGGTTCGCCTGGGAGACGGATTCGGCGTTGCCCTCTCCCCGGACACAAAATGGGCGATGGTTCGCAACCTGGACAGTACCGCCTCCGTTCTTCCCACCGGCGCTGGCGAAGCCCAACCGCTCCCCGTGGGCAACGTCTGGTTTTTTGGGAGTTGGTCTCCAGACGGGAAGCGCTTGTACTTTCTTGGCGGGCCGCGGGAGGGAGAGCGCAAGCTCTATCTCATGGATTTTCCCGGCGGCCAGCCCAAGCCGCTTTCCACCGAGTCCCTGTCCGGCGGGCCGCGTGGCGTCTTTGCGATGCCGGACGGCAAATCCGTTGCCGTTGTCGGTCCGCCTCCGGCTGCATGCAGCCTGCTGTCAATCCAGAGTAGCGAGTTGCGGCCTATCCCCTGTCCCTCCGGACCGCCGGCCGGTCTCTCCGCCGATGGCAAGACCTGGTATGTCCGCGAGGGCAGTGTCCCTGCCATGCTCTACCGCTCGGATGTGCTCACCGGGCGCAAGGAATTCTGGAAGGAAGTGACGCCGCCCGACCCCGCCGGCACCTACCGCATGGACAATTTCCAGGTCACGCCCGACGGAAAGACCTACGTGTACACCTACCGCCGCATCCTCTCCGACCTGTACCTGGTGCAGCTACCGCAGTAA